A portion of the Williamwhitmania sp. genome contains these proteins:
- a CDS encoding DUF2185 domain-containing protein — MGSNQYRIKAYDIKELIPPMGFCYASDTITVDGMKVGYMYRETREDDDDSGWRFLSGTETDEYVDDDTNSMFFEVNVIANYDPAIIPYLKMPVGTELEREEGTDNFKKIE; from the coding sequence ATGGGAAGCAATCAATACAGAATTAAGGCATACGACATTAAGGAGCTGATTCCGCCAATGGGATTCTGCTACGCCTCCGACACCATTACGGTAGATGGTATGAAGGTGGGTTACATGTACCGCGAAACGCGCGAGGATGATGACGATAGCGGCTGGCGCTTCCTCTCCGGAACCGAAACCGACGAGTATGTGGACGACGACACCAACAGCATGTTTTTCGAGGTAAACGTTATTGCCAACTACGACCCTGCCATAATTCCTTACCTGAAGATGCCCGTTGGAACGGAGCTGGAGCGCGAGGAGGGAACCGACAATTTCAAAAAAATAGAATAA